In the Thermoanaerobaculales bacterium genome, GTGCACCTCACCCAGCTTGTAGTTGATGCCGGTGTAGTAGAGCACCCGCTCGGTAGTCGTCGTCTTACCGGCATCGATGTGCGCCATGATGCCGATATTCCGGACGTGGTCGAGGGGGATGGATCGCGACATGTTGTCAAAGAGCTCCTGACCGGGCTAGCTGCCAGAGTCCGCTTCCTGGTTCACCACCTGTAGTGGGCGAACGCCTTGTTCGCGTCCGCCATCCGATGCGTGTCCTCACGCTTCTTGATCGCGCCGCCGCGGTTGTTGGCGGCATCGAGAAACTCGCCGGCGAGCTTCTCCATCATCGTCTTCTCGTGGCGCGCGGCGGCGAAGGTGATCAGCCAGCGGATCGCGAGCGACTGCTGGCGGTCGTTGCTCACCTCGACCGGCACCTGGTAGGTCGAGCCGCCGACCCGGCGCGACTTGACCTCGACCTGGGGCGCCGTGTTCTCCATTGCCCGCTTGAAGACCTTGAGCGGATCGTCGCCGGACCGCTCCTCGATCAGGCGCAGGGCGCCGTAGAAGATCCGCTCGGCGGTAGTCTTCTTGCCCTGGCGGGTCACGTTGTTGATGAACTTCGTGACCAGCCGGGAGTTGTAGACCGGGTCCGGCAGGAGCTCACGCTTCTCGACGATTCCGCGGCGCGGCATCGCTCCCTCCCTCAGGCCTTCGGTCGCTTGGCTCCGTACTTGGAGCGCTGCTGCCGGCGGCCGTCGACGCCCTGGCAGTCCATGGTCCCGCGAATGATGTGGTAGCGGACCCCGGGGAGGTCCTTGACGCGGCCGCCGCGGATCATCACCTGCGAGTGCTCCTGCAGGTTGTGACCCTCGCCGGGGATGTACGCCGTCACCTCGATGCCGTTGGTCAGCCGGACCCGCGCCACCTTGCGGAGCGCCGAGTTCGGCTTCTTCGGGGTGGTCGTGAACACCCGGGTGCACACGCCGCGCCGCTGCGGGCACGCGTGGAGGGCGGGGCTCTTCGTCTTCTCCACCGCCGTCCTGCGGCCCTCGCGGACCAGCTGCGAGATGGTTGGCATATCCGCTCCCTGGCTCGGTTGATGAAAGTCAAGCAGGCGTTACACTTGCCCGCCACCCAAACGAATCGCGGCCCTGGGGACGCCAGAGCCGCGGAAGGATACCCTCGATCGAGGGTTCTGTCAACTGTCGCGCAGGGGTCGCTCGGCGTGCGCCTCGAGCAGCGCGGCTGCCGCCTCGGTCATCTCCTGGTAGAGGGCGTCGGCCTCCTCGCGGGGCGCCATCTCGTCCTGCGGCACCGGCTCGATCACGGTCCGCCGGTAGCGCGGGGCGCCGGTGCCGGCCGGGATCAACCGGCCGACGATGACGTTCTCCTTGAGGCCGTGCAGGTTGTCCACCTTTCCGGACACCGCCGCCTCGGTGAGCACCCGGGTCGTCTCCTGGAAGGACGCGGCCGACACGAACGACTCGGTCGCCAGCGACGCCTTGGTGATGCCGAGCAGCAGCGACTTGGCGGTCGCGGGCTCGCCGCCGGCCGCGGTCACCCGGTCGTTCTCGCGCCGGAACAGGTAGCGCGGGACCTGCTGCTCGAGCAGGAAGTCGGTGTCGCCGGGGTCGACCACCTTCACGAAGCGCATCATCTGGCGGACCATCACCTCGATGTGCTTGTCGTTGATCGCGACCCCCTGCGAGCGATAGACCTCCTGGATCTTGTCCACCAGGTGGCGCTGCATCTCCTGCTCGCCGAGGATCGAGAGGATGTCGTGCGGGTTGACGGCGCCCTCGGTCAGCGGGTCGCCGGCCTGGATGAACTCGCGCTCCTGCACCGAGACGTGCGCGTAGCGCGGGATCGAGTACTCGCGATGCTCGCCGCCCTCGCCCTTGAGGACGATCCGGCGCTGGCCCCGCACCGGCTCGGTGATCTCGACCGTGCCGTCGATCTCGGAGACCACGGCCGGGTCCTTCGGCTTGCGCGCCTCGAAGAGCTCGACCACCCGCGGCAGGCCGCCCGTGATGTCCTTGGTCTTGGACATCTCGCGCGGGATCTTGGCGAGCACGTCGCCCGCCGCCAGCTTTTCGTTCTCCTTGACCGCGAGGTGGGCGCCGATCGGCAGCTGGTAACGGCGCTCCTCGTTCTTGCGGCCGACCACCTCGATGGTCGGGATCCGCTTGCCCGAGCCGAGCGGCTCGATGACGATCTTGTGGGCGTGCCCGGTGAGCTTGTCGATCTCCTCGCGGACGTTCTCGCCCTCGACCAGGTCGTGGAACCTGACCTTGCCGGCGATGGCGGTCAGGATCGACGAAGTGAAGGGGTCCCACTCGACCAGCACCGCCCCCGGCTCGACCTCATGGCCGTCCTCCACCAGCAGGTGCGACCCGTAGGCGACCGAGTAGCGCTCCTTCTCGCGCTGCCGCTCGTCGAGGATCACCAGCTTGCCGGTCCGCGAGATGGCCACCCGCTGCCGGTCCTTGTTGATGACGGTCGCGACGTTGAGGAACTTGACCGTCCCGGGGTGGTTGGCAACGTGCCGTGACGCCTCGCCGCCGCGGGTCGCGGTGCCGCCGTAGTGGAAGGTCCGCATCGTGAGCTGGGTGCCCGGCTCGCCGATCGACTGGGCGGCGATGATTCCGACCGCCTCCCCGATCTCGACCATCCGCCCGCTCGCCAGCATCCGCCCGTAGCAGAGCTGGCAGACGCCGCGGTCGGTCTCGCAGGTCAGCACCGACCGGATCCGCACCCGCTCGATGCCGGCCTCCTGGATCTGGTTGGCGAGCGCCTCGGTGATCTCGGTGTTCATCGGGCAGATCAGCGTGCCCTCGATCGGGTCGTAGACGTCCTCCGCCACCACCCGGCCGACCACCCGGTCGCGCAGCTGCTCGAGGATCTCACCGCCCTCGGAGATGGCCGTGACGTCGATGCCGTTGTCGGTGCCGCAGTCGTGCTCGACGACGATCACGTCCTGCGCGACGTCGACCAGCCGCCGGGTCAGGTAGCCGGAGTCGGCGGTCTTGAGCGCGGTGTCGGCGAGGCCCTTGCGCGCGCCGTGGGTCGAGATGAAGTACTGCAGGACCGACAGCCCCTCGCGGAAGTTGGCGGTGATCGGCGTCTCCATGATCTCGCCGGACGGCTTGGCCATCAGGCCGCGCATCCCTGCGAGCTGCCGCACCTGCTCGCGAGAGCCGCGCGCTCCGGAGTCGGCCATCATGTAGATCGGGTTGAACTCGCCGGTGTCGGGGTCGAGCGCCGACATCTGGAGGAACATCGCCTTGGCCACGTCCTCGGTGACCCGGTGCCAGATGTCGACGATCTTGTTGTGGCGCTCGCCGGCGGTGATCAGGCCCCCCGCCCGCTGCTTCTCCACCTCGTCGACCTCGCGGTAGGCCTGGTCGAGGTGCCGCTTCTTGGCGTCCGGGATCACCATGTCGCCGCTGGCCAGCGACAGGCCCGACTTGGTGGCGAACTCGAAGCCGATCGTCTTGAGGTTGTCGAGCAGGGCGATGGTCGGCTCGTGGCCGAGGTTCATGAAGGCGAACGCGACCAGGTTCTGCAGGCCCTTCTTCTTGAGCTGGCCGTTGATGAACGGCATCTCACGGGGCATCTCCATGTTGAAGAGCACCCGGCCGACCGTGGTCTCGAGCAGCATGTTCTCGACCTCGATC is a window encoding:
- the rpoC gene encoding DNA-directed RNA polymerase subunit beta' is translated as MERSTLSEVRSFFEKPKPLNDFNAIRLGLASPEKIRSWSHGEVTKPETINYRTFKPERDGLFCAKIFGPVTDWECLCGKYKRMKYRGVVCDKCGVEVTKSKVRRERMGHIELAAPVSHVWFFKGLPSRIGLLLDMTMRELERVLYFEAYVVIDPGDTSLEEKQVLSEEDFREAREEFGDAFVAMMGAEAIRDLLERLDLDEMAAELRMIMRTETSIMRRQKAAKRLKLVESLRRSGNRPEWMILEVIPVLPPELRPLVPLDGGRFATSDLNDLYRRVINRNNRLKKLLDLRAPEVIVRNEKRMLQEAVDALFDNGRRGRVIKGSNNRPLKSLSDNLKGKQGRFRQNLLGKRVDYSGRSVIVVGPDLQLNQCGLPKKMALELFKPFVYQELERRELANTIKMAKELVDLQTPEVWDSLEKVIGEHPVLLNRAPTLHRLGIQAFEPVLVEGKAIKIHPLVCAAYNADFDGDQMAVHVPLSPKAQLEARILMMSSRNILSPASGRPLAVPSQDMVIGVYYLTTENFTAKGAGKVFSSPEEVFLAYHAGVVTTQAPIQLRFSGNLIDLVAQGGSQDLLYADMIEVENMLLETTVGRVLFNMEMPREMPFINGQLKKKGLQNLVAFAFMNLGHEPTIALLDNLKTIGFEFATKSGLSLASGDMVIPDAKKRHLDQAYREVDEVEKQRAGGLITAGERHNKIVDIWHRVTEDVAKAMFLQMSALDPDTGEFNPIYMMADSGARGSREQVRQLAGMRGLMAKPSGEIMETPITANFREGLSVLQYFISTHGARKGLADTALKTADSGYLTRRLVDVAQDVIVVEHDCGTDNGIDVTAISEGGEILEQLRDRVVGRVVAEDVYDPIEGTLICPMNTEITEALANQIQEAGIERVRIRSVLTCETDRGVCQLCYGRMLASGRMVEIGEAVGIIAAQSIGEPGTQLTMRTFHYGGTATRGGEASRHVANHPGTVKFLNVATVINKDRQRVAISRTGKLVILDERQREKERYSVAYGSHLLVEDGHEVEPGAVLVEWDPFTSSILTAIAGKVRFHDLVEGENVREEIDKLTGHAHKIVIEPLGSGKRIPTIEVVGRKNEERRYQLPIGAHLAVKENEKLAAGDVLAKIPREMSKTKDITGGLPRVVELFEARKPKDPAVVSEIDGTVEITEPVRGQRRIVLKGEGGEHREYSIPRYAHVSVQEREFIQAGDPLTEGAVNPHDILSILGEQEMQRHLVDKIQEVYRSQGVAINDKHIEVMVRQMMRFVKVVDPGDTDFLLEQQVPRYLFRRENDRVTAAGGEPATAKSLLLGITKASLATESFVSAASFQETTRVLTEAAVSGKVDNLHGLKENVIVGRLIPAGTGAPRYRRTVIEPVPQDEMAPREEADALYQEMTEAAAALLEAHAERPLRDS
- the rpsG gene encoding 30S ribosomal protein S7, producing the protein MPRRGIVEKRELLPDPVYNSRLVTKFINNVTRQGKKTTAERIFYGALRLIEERSGDDPLKVFKRAMENTAPQVEVKSRRVGGSTYQVPVEVSNDRQQSLAIRWLITFAAARHEKTMMEKLAGEFLDAANNRGGAIKKREDTHRMADANKAFAHYRW
- the rpsL gene encoding 30S ribosomal protein S12 — its product is MPTISQLVREGRRTAVEKTKSPALHACPQRRGVCTRVFTTTPKKPNSALRKVARVRLTNGIEVTAYIPGEGHNLQEHSQVMIRGGRVKDLPGVRYHIIRGTMDCQGVDGRRQQRSKYGAKRPKA